Proteins encoded in a region of the Streptomyces sp. NBC_00513 genome:
- a CDS encoding N-acetyltransferase → MNLHGVRPVSAGEWEKAKELRLSALRDPVAPVAFLENVVEAEAQPDEFWQGRTAGASSGRAVRQFVAEAPDGSWDGSVTVLVEEGGTIDYFGEVVEKAQGHLVGVFVRPAQRGTGVTEALFAAALEWAWSLDGPALGRVRLFVHEDNARAEAFYRRYGFVASGRIVVGTPSDPEARELEYVLERPVAGR, encoded by the coding sequence ATGAATCTGCATGGGGTGCGGCCGGTGTCTGCCGGCGAGTGGGAGAAGGCCAAGGAGCTGCGGCTCAGTGCGTTGCGGGATCCTGTCGCCCCGGTGGCCTTCCTGGAGAACGTCGTGGAGGCCGAGGCCCAGCCCGATGAGTTCTGGCAGGGACGGACCGCGGGCGCTTCGAGCGGGCGGGCCGTCCGGCAGTTCGTCGCCGAGGCTCCCGACGGCTCCTGGGACGGGTCGGTGACCGTGCTCGTCGAGGAAGGCGGCACCATCGACTACTTCGGTGAGGTCGTGGAGAAGGCTCAGGGGCACCTGGTGGGGGTGTTCGTACGGCCCGCACAGCGGGGGACCGGAGTGACCGAAGCGCTGTTCGCGGCCGCACTGGAGTGGGCCTGGTCGCTGGACGGGCCGGCGCTGGGGCGGGTGCGTCTCTTCGTTCACGAGGACAACGCGCGGGCCGAGGCGTTCTACCGCCGGTACGGGTTCGTGGCCAGTGGCCGGATCGTGGTCGGCACGCCCTCGGACCCGGAGGCCCGGGAGCTGGAGTACGTACTGGAACGGCCCGTGGCGGGCCGTTAG
- a CDS encoding type VI secretion protein, whose protein sequence is MSDPRRTDPPARAGGVPDGALVGLLAFLLGVAVLVWSATGLSALFAKGAWPGTVTFTRTPDAVRALITEPHDLPGAWPETDPAALSGWGLFWGLFIGQLLILLVLTIFTMGIIARTKARRAVLKHHGRIDQDPQPQPMPTQPIPTQPAPPTAQPPAAFETASPGPTAHGTLRTADRPAPADEAYRHDLGHAPAPMPTPAPVPASAQTPARLGYANPAERHATAARHIAAAEGAVLVVTSSPALWSETKDARAKLGPVLLYDPSHLCDTPARMHWNPAEGCADRDLAAVRAVALLAPVRPQARMDAAVADTAETLLRSWLQAAALDNRPFKQLHRWAQGTNAQDPVRILRTHPQAAPGAAGELESALTAYPERRELAQHLAARALSCLGSIHIREACNPNRTDSLTLASFLTEGGTLYLVGESLEDPRSHPGAMPLLTALASSVVEHGRRMAARSSHGRLDPPLTLVLDDVAAVAPIPQLPELLQDDALPLLALCRSREQARSRWPQAVSAF, encoded by the coding sequence ATGTCCGACCCCAGACGTACGGATCCCCCCGCTCGGGCCGGGGGCGTCCCCGACGGGGCCCTCGTCGGCCTCCTGGCGTTCCTGCTCGGCGTCGCCGTCCTCGTCTGGTCGGCCACCGGCCTCTCGGCCCTGTTCGCCAAGGGCGCCTGGCCGGGCACCGTCACGTTCACCCGCACCCCGGACGCGGTCCGCGCCCTGATAACGGAACCCCACGACCTCCCCGGAGCCTGGCCCGAGACCGACCCGGCGGCCCTCTCCGGCTGGGGCCTGTTCTGGGGCCTGTTCATCGGCCAGCTCCTGATCCTGCTGGTCCTGACCATCTTCACGATGGGCATCATCGCCCGCACCAAGGCCCGCCGCGCCGTCCTCAAGCACCACGGCCGAATCGACCAGGATCCACAGCCCCAACCGATGCCCACCCAACCGATCCCCACCCAACCGGCCCCGCCGACCGCCCAGCCTCCGGCAGCGTTCGAGACCGCGAGCCCCGGGCCCACGGCCCACGGCACCCTTCGCACCGCGGACCGCCCCGCCCCGGCCGACGAGGCCTACCGCCACGACCTCGGCCACGCCCCGGCCCCGATGCCCACCCCGGCCCCCGTACCGGCGTCCGCGCAGACGCCGGCTCGCCTCGGCTACGCCAACCCCGCGGAACGCCATGCCACCGCCGCCCGGCACATCGCGGCGGCGGAAGGCGCGGTCCTCGTCGTGACGTCCTCCCCCGCACTCTGGTCGGAGACCAAGGACGCCCGCGCCAAGCTCGGCCCGGTCCTCCTCTACGACCCCTCGCATCTCTGCGACACCCCGGCCCGCATGCACTGGAACCCCGCGGAGGGCTGCGCGGACCGCGACCTCGCCGCCGTACGCGCCGTGGCCCTCCTGGCGCCCGTACGCCCCCAGGCACGCATGGACGCCGCGGTCGCCGACACGGCGGAAACGCTCCTGCGTAGTTGGCTGCAGGCCGCGGCCCTCGACAACCGCCCGTTCAAGCAGCTGCACCGCTGGGCCCAGGGCACCAACGCCCAGGACCCCGTCCGGATCCTCCGTACGCACCCTCAGGCGGCCCCCGGCGCGGCCGGCGAACTCGAAAGCGCCCTCACCGCGTACCCGGAGCGTCGCGAACTGGCCCAGCACCTCGCCGCCCGGGCCCTGTCCTGCCTCGGTTCGATCCACATCCGTGAGGCTTGCAATCCGAACCGAACAGATTCCCTCACGCTGGCTTCGTTCCTGACCGAAGGGGGCACCCTTTATCTGGTGGGCGAGTCCCTGGAGGACCCGCGAAGCCACCCGGGTGCAATGCCTTTGCTGACGGCACTCGCCTCCAGCGTGGTCGAGCACGGCCGTCGCATGGCCGCACGGTCATCCCACGGTCGGCTCGACCCACCACTGACGCTGGTCCTGGACGACGTGGCGGCCGTCGCCCCCATTCCGCAGCTCCCGGAGCTCCTCCAGGACGACGCCCTGCCGCTGCTCGCGCTCTGCCGCAGCCGCGAACAGGCCCGCTCCCGCTGGCCGCAGGCCGTCTCCGCCTTCTAA
- a CDS encoding ATP-binding protein, with translation MRDPMSALTDAFTSFLFGKVETTRLPVRTSTGQAQAVYLPTAAPGLGDSGVIIGREVYSGKGYIYDPFQLYGQQLPAPHWLVLGESGNGKSALEKTYVLRQLRFKDRQVVVLDAQGEDGVGEWNLIAQQLGITPIRLDPIAANDDGIRLNPLDPAITTTGQLALLRTIIEVAMGHGLDERSGFALKVAHAYVVDTIRDRQPVLTDIVEQLRHPEPESAQAMNVDIDDVRAWGLDVALVIDRLVDGDLRGMFDGPTTVGIDLDAPLIVFDLSHIDRNSIAMPILMAIVGVWLEHTWIRPDRKKRIFLVEEAWHIINSPFVAQLFQRLLKFGRRLGLSFVAVVHHLSDVVDGAAAREAAAILKMASTRTIYAQKADEARATGRVLGLPRWAVEIIPTLTPGIAVWDVNGNVQVVKHLITEAERPLVYTDRAMTESSAQHRLPDDLLAAELEAEERALLIERHHNGPGSATTVA, from the coding sequence ATGCGAGATCCCATGTCCGCTCTGACGGACGCCTTCACCAGCTTCCTGTTCGGCAAGGTGGAGACCACCCGCCTGCCCGTCCGCACCTCCACCGGGCAGGCCCAGGCCGTCTACCTGCCCACCGCAGCCCCCGGCCTCGGCGACTCCGGCGTCATCATCGGCCGCGAGGTCTACAGCGGCAAGGGGTACATCTACGACCCGTTCCAGCTGTACGGACAGCAGCTCCCCGCCCCCCACTGGCTGGTGCTCGGCGAGTCCGGCAACGGGAAGTCCGCGCTGGAGAAGACCTACGTCCTGCGCCAACTCCGCTTCAAGGACCGCCAGGTCGTCGTCCTCGACGCCCAGGGCGAAGACGGCGTCGGCGAGTGGAACCTGATCGCCCAGCAGTTGGGAATAACCCCCATCCGCCTGGACCCCATCGCCGCGAACGACGACGGGATCCGCCTCAACCCCCTCGACCCGGCGATCACCACGACCGGCCAGCTCGCGCTGCTCCGGACCATCATCGAAGTCGCCATGGGCCACGGCCTCGACGAACGCTCCGGCTTCGCCCTCAAGGTCGCACACGCCTACGTCGTCGACACGATCCGCGACCGCCAGCCCGTCCTCACCGACATCGTGGAACAACTGCGGCACCCCGAGCCCGAGTCCGCCCAAGCCATGAACGTCGACATAGACGATGTCCGCGCCTGGGGACTCGATGTCGCCCTGGTCATCGACCGTCTCGTCGACGGCGACCTCCGCGGCATGTTCGACGGCCCCACCACCGTCGGCATCGACCTCGACGCGCCACTGATCGTCTTCGACCTGTCCCACATCGACCGCAACTCCATCGCGATGCCGATCCTCATGGCGATCGTCGGCGTCTGGCTGGAACACACCTGGATCCGCCCGGACCGCAAGAAGCGCATCTTCCTCGTCGAAGAGGCCTGGCACATCATCAACAGCCCCTTCGTCGCCCAGCTGTTCCAGCGCCTGTTGAAGTTCGGCCGGCGCCTCGGCCTGTCCTTCGTCGCCGTCGTCCACCACCTCTCCGACGTCGTCGACGGCGCCGCCGCCCGAGAAGCCGCGGCCATCCTCAAGATGGCCTCCACCCGAACGATCTACGCCCAGAAAGCCGACGAGGCCCGCGCCACGGGCCGGGTACTCGGCCTGCCCCGCTGGGCCGTGGAAATCATCCCCACCCTCACCCCGGGCATCGCGGTCTGGGACGTCAACGGCAACGTCCAGGTCGTCAAACACCTGATCACCGAGGCCGAACGCCCGCTCGTCTACACCGACCGCGCCATGACCGAATCCTCGGCACAACACCGACTCCCCGACGATCTGCTGGCCGCCGAACTGGAGGCGGAGGAGCGAGCCCTCCTCATCGAACGCCACCACAACGGCCCCGGCTCCGCGACCACGGTGGCGTAA
- a CDS encoding SCO6880 family protein translates to MTTQSHQLHPIAPRRTYLIGRARPNAIVGKNRETGEIALIIAGAFLGMMSGLLVPDLTLRIVSLAGFPMLALAAVYVPYKGRTFYRWFEIRRSYKRTLRRGTTYRSGTMEAGIRGSDGREVEVGPPPGIGRISWLAAPFGPDEIAVLLHADRRTVTAAIEIEGPGVGLRDSEDQEALVDRFGTLLKHVANGDGFVTRLQMLARTLPADPDAHAKDVAQRGDTAAPGWLRESYDQLQSMVSTSSEQHRAYLVACMHYSRELAAEAHTIARASTPHKGRKLDRDAGLAIVMARELTDICARLAEADIRVRQPLGQGRLSSLVHSMYDPDHPIDHIQAMTKRNAWPAELDAVEPTYLQAKTRESSTRAPWCHATAWVKEWPMTPVGVNFLAPLLVHTPDVIRTVAVTMDLEPTEVAIERMLTEKTNDEADASRAAKMNRTVDPRDIAAHGRLDQRGEDLASGAAGVNLVGYITVSSRSPEALARDKRTIRASAGKSYLKLEWCDREHHRAFVNTLPFATGIRR, encoded by the coding sequence TTGACCACCCAGTCCCACCAGCTACACCCGATCGCGCCCCGTCGCACGTATCTCATCGGCCGCGCCCGGCCGAACGCGATCGTCGGCAAGAACCGCGAAACCGGCGAGATCGCCCTGATCATCGCCGGCGCGTTCCTCGGCATGATGAGCGGACTACTCGTCCCCGACCTCACCCTGCGCATCGTGAGCCTCGCCGGCTTCCCCATGCTCGCCCTCGCCGCCGTGTACGTCCCGTACAAGGGCCGCACCTTCTACCGGTGGTTCGAGATCAGGCGCAGCTACAAGCGCACCCTGCGCCGCGGCACCACGTACCGCTCCGGCACCATGGAAGCCGGCATCCGGGGCTCCGACGGCCGCGAGGTCGAGGTCGGCCCGCCCCCCGGCATCGGACGCATCAGCTGGCTCGCGGCGCCCTTCGGGCCCGACGAGATCGCCGTCCTCCTGCACGCCGACCGCAGAACCGTGACCGCCGCCATCGAGATCGAGGGCCCCGGCGTCGGCCTGCGCGACAGCGAGGACCAGGAAGCCCTCGTCGACCGCTTCGGCACCCTCCTCAAGCACGTGGCGAACGGCGACGGCTTCGTCACCCGCCTCCAGATGCTCGCCCGTACCCTCCCCGCCGACCCCGACGCCCACGCCAAGGACGTCGCCCAGCGCGGGGACACCGCCGCCCCCGGTTGGCTCCGCGAGTCGTACGACCAGCTCCAGTCGATGGTGTCGACCTCCTCCGAGCAGCACCGCGCGTACCTCGTCGCCTGCATGCACTACTCGCGCGAACTCGCCGCCGAGGCCCACACCATCGCCCGCGCCTCGACCCCGCACAAGGGCCGCAAGCTCGACCGCGACGCCGGCCTCGCCATCGTCATGGCCCGCGAGCTCACCGACATCTGCGCGCGCCTCGCCGAGGCCGACATCCGCGTACGCCAACCGCTCGGCCAGGGCCGGCTGTCCTCCCTCGTGCACTCCATGTACGACCCGGACCACCCCATCGACCACATCCAGGCCATGACGAAGCGCAACGCCTGGCCCGCCGAACTCGACGCGGTCGAACCCACCTACCTCCAGGCCAAGACCCGCGAGTCCTCCACCCGCGCCCCCTGGTGCCACGCCACCGCCTGGGTGAAGGAGTGGCCGATGACCCCCGTCGGCGTCAACTTCCTCGCCCCCCTCCTCGTCCACACCCCGGACGTCATCCGTACCGTCGCCGTCACCATGGACCTCGAACCCACCGAGGTCGCCATCGAACGCATGCTGACGGAGAAGACCAACGACGAGGCCGACGCCAGCCGCGCCGCGAAGATGAACCGCACGGTCGACCCGCGCGACATCGCCGCCCACGGCCGGCTCGACCAGAGGGGTGAAGATCTCGCCAGTGGTGCGGCGGGAGTCAACCTGGTCGGGTACATCACGGTGTCCTCGCGTTCACCCGAGGCCCTCGCCCGCGACAAGCGCACCATCCGCGCCTCGGCGGGCAAGTCCTACCTGAAGCTGGAGTGGTGCGACCGCGAGCACCACCGCGCCTTCGTCAACACCCTGCCGTTCGCCACCGGCATCCGACGCTAG
- a CDS encoding alpha/beta hydrolase, whose protein sequence is MTTPWTLADLEAAIRSGWSAETCSPDDVERAPWTAENPAWGHCDITALLVQDLVGGELMVGEVWSEGRQQGFHCWNVLPGGMSVDLTREQFRLGQTVTRGRLMGKRPGGRLPRRWEEYRLLRRRVIDRLGPLPGVVRAADGRGLAYTDFGGAGAPLLVLYGDPRGGGSQDGWSFESPARDAGPGWHVIALDLAGYGAADVVEGEARDGYVRDAAGVLEGLGLGPAMVWGRGSGEDVAYGLAARRPALVRAVVELPRGCRARAEDPEGFGAAVREFLAGV, encoded by the coding sequence ATGACGACGCCCTGGACTCTCGCGGACCTTGAGGCGGCCATCCGCTCGGGATGGTCGGCCGAGACCTGCTCGCCCGACGATGTGGAGCGGGCGCCCTGGACGGCCGAGAATCCGGCCTGGGGCCACTGTGACATCACGGCTCTGCTCGTCCAGGATCTGGTGGGCGGGGAGTTGATGGTGGGTGAGGTCTGGTCGGAGGGGCGGCAGCAGGGGTTCCACTGTTGGAACGTGCTGCCCGGGGGGATGAGCGTGGATCTGACGCGGGAGCAGTTCCGGCTCGGGCAGACGGTGACGCGGGGGCGGCTGATGGGGAAGCGGCCGGGCGGGCGGTTGCCGAGGCGCTGGGAGGAGTACCGGCTGCTGCGGCGGCGGGTGATCGACAGACTGGGGCCGCTGCCGGGGGTGGTGCGGGCGGCGGACGGGCGCGGGCTCGCGTACACGGATTTCGGCGGCGCGGGGGCGCCGCTGCTCGTGTTGTACGGGGACCCCCGGGGCGGGGGGTCGCAGGACGGGTGGTCCTTCGAGTCGCCGGCGCGGGACGCGGGGCCGGGGTGGCATGTCATCGCGCTCGATCTGGCGGGGTACGGGGCGGCGGATGTGGTCGAGGGGGAGGCGCGCGACGGGTACGTGAGGGACGCGGCCGGCGTGTTGGAGGGGCTGGGGTTGGGGCCGGCGATGGTGTGGGGGCGGGGTTCGGGCGAGGACGTCGCGTACGGGCTCGCGGCGCGTCGGCCGGCCCTGGTGCGGGCGGTGGTGGAGTTGCCGAGGGGGTGTCGGGCGCGGGCGGAGGATCCGGAGGGGTTCGGCGCGGCCGTGCGGGAGTTCCTGGCGGGGGTGTGA
- a CDS encoding pentapeptide repeat-containing protein — translation MSTTPAAPAPTPALRADCANCFALCCVALPFAKSTDFAMNKAAGTPCKNLREDFRCGIHTRLRDKGFPGCTVFDCFGAGQQVSQVTFGGRDWRAHPDTARQMFDVFPVMRQLHELLAYLTEALTLPAAAPIHADLRKALATTTAATGADAATLIPFDVGALRQEINTLLLKTSELVRATSPARGKNHRGADLMGARLSGADLRGATFRGAYLIAADLSGADLRRADLIGADLRDANLRDADLREALFLTQPQLNAAQGSPATRIPPALTRPSHWA, via the coding sequence GTGTCCACCACGCCTGCCGCCCCCGCCCCCACCCCCGCGCTGCGCGCCGACTGCGCGAACTGCTTCGCCCTCTGCTGCGTGGCCCTGCCCTTCGCCAAGTCCACCGACTTCGCCATGAACAAGGCCGCCGGAACCCCCTGCAAGAACCTCCGGGAGGACTTCCGCTGCGGCATCCACACCCGGCTGCGCGACAAGGGCTTCCCGGGCTGCACCGTCTTCGACTGCTTCGGCGCGGGCCAGCAGGTCTCCCAGGTCACCTTCGGCGGCCGGGACTGGCGCGCGCACCCCGACACGGCACGCCAGATGTTCGACGTCTTCCCCGTGATGCGGCAACTCCACGAGCTCCTCGCCTACCTCACCGAGGCCCTCACCCTGCCGGCGGCCGCACCGATCCACGCCGACCTGCGGAAGGCACTCGCCACGACCACGGCGGCCACCGGGGCGGACGCCGCCACCCTGATCCCCTTCGACGTCGGCGCTCTCCGCCAGGAGATCAACACTCTCCTCCTGAAGACCAGCGAACTGGTCCGCGCCACCTCCCCCGCCCGCGGGAAGAACCACCGAGGCGCCGATCTCATGGGCGCCCGCCTCTCCGGCGCGGACCTGCGCGGCGCCACCTTCCGCGGCGCCTACCTGATCGCCGCCGACCTCTCCGGGGCCGACCTCCGCAGGGCCGACCTGATCGGCGCGGACCTCCGCGACGCCAACCTGCGCGACGCAGACCTCCGCGAGGCCCTCTTCCTCACCCAGCCCCAACTGAACGCCGCCCAGGGCTCCCCCGCCACCCGCATCCCCCCTGCCCTCACCCGCCCCTCCCACTGGGCCTGA
- a CDS encoding GNAT family N-acetyltransferase: MAPTALALRPFHPTTDAAPLLDWITTAADLTTWAGPSFTWPLDQTQLAAYAVEPGRHTWTAVPSHGPEAAEPVGHVSLRRHDAAPDHARLGRVLIAPRARGRRLGESLLRETLSRAFTDLRLHSLDLGVFAHNTPAVRLYEKLGFRTVEVLKDVEQVDGVWWTALQMRLTSPHRSQ; this comes from the coding sequence ATGGCCCCCACCGCTCTCGCCCTGCGCCCCTTCCACCCCACCACCGACGCGGCGCCCCTGCTCGACTGGATCACCACCGCGGCCGACCTCACCACCTGGGCCGGCCCCTCCTTCACCTGGCCCCTGGACCAGACCCAGCTCGCCGCCTACGCCGTCGAACCCGGCCGCCACACCTGGACCGCCGTGCCGTCCCACGGCCCCGAGGCCGCCGAGCCCGTCGGCCACGTCTCGCTGCGCCGCCACGACGCCGCCCCCGACCACGCCCGCCTCGGCCGCGTCCTGATCGCCCCGCGGGCCCGCGGCCGGCGCCTCGGCGAGAGCCTGCTCCGCGAAACCCTGTCCCGCGCCTTCACCGACCTGCGGCTGCACAGCCTCGACCTGGGCGTGTTCGCGCACAACACCCCGGCCGTCCGCCTCTACGAGAAGCTCGGCTTCCGCACCGTGGAAGTCCTCAAGGACGTCGAGCAGGTGGACGGCGTCTGGTGGACCGCCCTCCAGATGAGGCTGACCTCGCCCCACCGGTCACAATGA
- a CDS encoding thioesterase family protein: MSAAEAFFERVDTGRFLATEYTRGPWDPGSQHAGPPAALLGRAVEERAGARTDLRIARITYEILRPVPIGPLEITTTVLRSGRSTELVEATLAPAGAAPVMLARALRIRVAAEAVPAVVPGPQVPPPGEVGRTPFFPVPWEIGYHTAMESRFTEGAFVESGPGTCWMRMGVPLIAGEETAPLDRVLIAADSGNGISSVMDFERFVFVNGDLTVHLHRHPVAEWVCVEALTSVDGAGIGLADSRLHDEKGPIGRGAQSLFVAPR, encoded by the coding sequence ATGAGCGCTGCTGAGGCCTTCTTCGAGCGGGTCGACACGGGACGTTTCCTGGCCACCGAGTACACGCGCGGGCCGTGGGACCCGGGCTCGCAGCACGCCGGCCCGCCGGCGGCGCTGCTCGGGCGGGCCGTCGAGGAGCGGGCGGGCGCCCGCACGGACCTGCGGATCGCCCGGATCACGTACGAGATCCTGCGCCCGGTGCCGATCGGCCCGCTGGAGATCACCACGACCGTGCTGCGGTCCGGCCGCAGTACCGAGTTGGTCGAGGCGACCCTCGCGCCGGCGGGGGCCGCGCCGGTGATGCTCGCGCGTGCGTTGCGGATCCGGGTGGCCGCGGAGGCCGTGCCCGCGGTGGTGCCGGGGCCGCAGGTGCCTCCGCCGGGCGAGGTGGGGCGGACGCCGTTCTTCCCCGTGCCGTGGGAGATCGGCTATCACACGGCGATGGAGAGCCGGTTCACCGAAGGCGCCTTCGTCGAGTCGGGGCCGGGGACGTGCTGGATGCGGATGGGGGTGCCGTTGATCGCCGGGGAGGAGACGGCCCCGTTGGACCGGGTGTTGATCGCGGCCGACTCCGGCAACGGCATCAGTTCCGTCATGGACTTCGAGCGGTTCGTCTTCGTCAACGGAGACCTCACCGTCCACCTGCACCGCCACCCGGTGGCCGAATGGGTCTGCGTGGAGGCGCTGACCAGTGTGGACGGCGCCGGGATCGGGCTCGCGGACTCCCGGCTGCACGATGAGAAGGGGCCGATCGGACGTGGCGCGCAGAGCCTCTTCGTCGCCCCGCGCTAG
- a CDS encoding serine/threonine-protein kinase, whose protein sequence is MEPLTEADPERIGLHVLVARLGAGGMGRVYLGRSPGGRLVAVKVVREEIVGHPDALARFRREVETVRAVRSAYTANLIDASLEAAPYWLATEYVAGPTLADAVRGRGALPPDTCRGLGAALAEGLASVHAYGVTHRDLKPQNVILAAQGPQLIDFGIAHGVGSTPLTETGRTPGTPGFTAPEVLVGGVAGAAADVFALGATLAYAATGRPPFGGGAAASVGFRSVYEGIDLAGVEPGLAALIEDCVAKDPADRPEPAEVIRRCGVRGALVEDPVYAGLAAPPERATGTTGVADAAGLTRAVGVADAAPGAGSPTRRLDDTTPPAGAAALPLAAASPSAGAATPYEGSAARSGRRGRVGAVAGVVLVAAVAVLLWQFPFGEGRGGDAARTPGSGTPAPRASGSPASEAVKPGKGGGWAGEDFRWKLSTDAEMARYGAGDCDGPAELRPPGRGMETSTVSSNTNGVPGDTARVRFRPQRGAKPGARPAPYPVVIAVKPPHAPKKGQTGFLSAPVDLYAGWDADDYGELTYPDDFSGAVPLSADRGDWTVVFYRVEDGAKRYTPIACNGFRVG, encoded by the coding sequence ATGGAGCCGCTCACAGAGGCCGACCCCGAACGGATCGGCCTGCACGTGCTGGTGGCCCGGCTGGGGGCCGGGGGGATGGGGCGGGTGTACCTGGGGCGTTCGCCCGGGGGCCGGCTGGTGGCCGTCAAGGTGGTGCGGGAGGAGATCGTCGGGCATCCCGATGCGCTGGCCAGGTTTCGCCGCGAGGTGGAGACCGTACGGGCCGTGCGGTCGGCGTACACCGCGAACCTGATCGACGCCTCGCTGGAGGCGGCGCCGTACTGGCTGGCGACGGAGTACGTCGCGGGTCCGACGCTCGCCGACGCCGTGCGCGGGCGGGGCGCGCTGCCGCCGGACACCTGCCGGGGGTTGGGGGCGGCGCTGGCGGAGGGCCTGGCGAGCGTGCACGCGTACGGGGTCACGCACCGGGATCTGAAGCCGCAGAACGTGATCCTGGCGGCGCAGGGGCCTCAGCTGATCGACTTCGGGATCGCGCACGGCGTGGGGTCGACGCCGTTGACCGAGACGGGGCGCACGCCGGGCACGCCGGGGTTCACGGCGCCCGAGGTGCTGGTGGGCGGGGTCGCGGGGGCGGCGGCGGACGTGTTCGCCCTGGGCGCGACGTTGGCGTACGCGGCCACCGGGAGGCCGCCGTTCGGGGGCGGGGCGGCGGCGAGCGTGGGGTTCCGGTCGGTGTACGAGGGGATCGACCTGGCCGGGGTCGAGCCGGGGTTGGCGGCGCTGATCGAGGACTGCGTGGCCAAGGATCCGGCGGACCGGCCGGAACCGGCGGAGGTGATCCGGCGCTGCGGGGTGCGGGGCGCGTTGGTGGAGGATCCGGTGTACGCGGGACTGGCGGCGCCGCCGGAGCGCGCGACGGGCACGACCGGCGTGGCGGATGCGGCCGGCTTGACGCGGGCGGTCGGCGTGGCGGATGCGGCGCCCGGGGCCGGCTCCCCGACCCGGCGCCTGGACGACACCACCCCGCCCGCCGGGGCCGCCGCCCTGCCGCTCGCCGCCGCGTCGCCGTCCGCCGGGGCCGCCACGCCGTACGAGGGTTCCGCGGCCCGATCCGGTCGGCGGGGCCGGGTCGGGGCGGTGGCGGGGGTCGTCCTGGTCGCGGCGGTGGCGGTGCTGCTCTGGCAGTTCCCGTTCGGGGAGGGCCGGGGTGGGGATGCCGCCCGGACCCCCGGGAGCGGGACCCCGGCGCCGCGCGCGTCCGGATCCCCGGCCTCGGAGGCCGTGAAGCCCGGCAAGGGGGGCGGTTGGGCCGGGGAGGACTTCCGGTGGAAGCTGTCCACCGATGCGGAGATGGCCCGCTACGGGGCGGGGGACTGTGACGGGCCCGCGGAACTCCGGCCGCCCGGCCGGGGCATGGAGACCTCGACCGTCTCCTCGAACACCAACGGGGTCCCGGGCGACACGGCCAGGGTCAGGTTCCGTCCGCAGCGCGGCGCCAAGCCGGGAGCGCGCCCCGCGCCCTATCCCGTGGTGATCGCGGTGAAACCACCGCACGCGCCCAAGAAGGGGCAGACGGGCTTTCTGAGCGCCCCCGTGGACCTGTATGCCGGCTGGGACGCGGACGATTACGGCGAGTTGACCTATCCGGACGACTTCTCGGGGGCTGTGCCCCTGAGCGCCGACAGGGGGGACTGGACGGTGGTGTTCTACCGAGTCGAGGATGGGGCCAAGCGGTATACGCCCATCGCGTGCAACGGCTTCCGAGTGGGCTAG
- a CDS encoding bifunctional lytic transglycosylase/C40 family peptidase yields MAGGIGIGLALSFLVLLVVGTYSAAAGLAGAGAGGRGLGLAKGAVPGKYQALVQKWGTLCPAISPALLAAQLYSESGWNPSAVSPADARGIAQFIPGTWAGHGVDGDGDGDRDIWDPNDAIPSAASYDCELAKDVARVPGDATGNMLAAYNAGAYAVIKYQGVPPYKETQGYVKTITTLAKSFERPVGRVAPSQQAAGAIYFAQKQLGTPYLWGGNGTPDQNGRFDCSGLTKAAYETVGIELPRVANDQYNAGPHPSREELLPGDLVFFSDDLTNSRDIRHVGLYVGGGYMINAPFTGAVIRFDKIDTPDYFGATRVTKDGAEALPERAEAAGTTS; encoded by the coding sequence ATGGCAGGCGGGATCGGGATCGGGCTGGCCCTGAGCTTCCTCGTGTTGCTCGTCGTGGGGACGTACTCGGCGGCGGCCGGCCTGGCGGGAGCGGGCGCCGGAGGGCGTGGGCTGGGGCTCGCGAAGGGGGCGGTACCCGGCAAGTACCAGGCCCTGGTGCAGAAATGGGGCACGCTCTGCCCGGCGATCAGCCCGGCGTTGCTCGCGGCCCAGCTGTACTCGGAGAGCGGCTGGAACCCGAGTGCCGTCAGCCCGGCGGACGCGCGGGGGATCGCGCAGTTCATCCCGGGCACCTGGGCGGGCCACGGGGTCGACGGCGACGGTGACGGGGACCGGGACATCTGGGATCCCAACGACGCCATTCCGTCGGCCGCTTCGTACGACTGCGAGTTGGCCAAGGACGTGGCGCGGGTGCCCGGGGACGCGACGGGCAACATGCTCGCGGCCTACAACGCGGGGGCGTACGCGGTCATCAAGTACCAGGGAGTGCCTCCGTACAAGGAGACTCAGGGGTACGTAAAGACGATTACCACCCTGGCGAAGAGCTTCGAGCGTCCCGTCGGCAGGGTGGCTCCGTCCCAGCAGGCCGCAGGGGCCATCTACTTCGCGCAGAAGCAACTGGGCACCCCCTATCTGTGGGGCGGCAACGGGACGCCCGACCAGAACGGGCGGTTCGACTGCTCGGGGTTGACGAAGGCGGCGTACGAGACGGTCGGCATCGAGCTCCCGCGCGTCGCCAACGACCAGTACAACGCCGGTCCGCATCCCTCGCGCGAAGAACTCCTCCCCGGTGATCTGGTCTTCTTCTCCGATGACCTGACGAACTCTCGGGACATTCGACATGTCGGGCTGTACGTCGGCGGCGGCTACATGATCAACGCTCCGTTCACCGGCGCGGTGATCCGCTTCGACAAGATCGACACCCCGGACTACTTCGGCGCGACGCGGGTGACCAAGGACGGCGCGGAGGCGCTTCCGGAGCGTGCCGAGGCTGCCGGGACCACCTCGTGA